The nucleotide window GCACGCCTGACCTGGGCCGCGCTGCGCGCGCTGCTCGTCCTCACCGTGGTCACCGGGGTGCTCTACCCGCTGGCCGTCTTCGCGGTCGGCCAGGCCGCCTTCCACGACAAGGCCAACGGCTCGCCGGTCGGCGCCGGCGGCCACGTGGTCGGCTCCAGCCTGCTCGGGCAGAGCTTCGACCTGCCCGGCAAGCCGGGCACCCCCGACCCCCGGTGGTTCCAGCCGCGCCCCTCGGCGGCCGGGCAGAACGGGTACGACACCCGTGCCTCCGGCGCCTCCAACCTCGGCCCCACCAACCCGGCGCTGGTCAAGACGATCGAGGAACGCCGCACGCAGGTCGCCGCCTTCAACCGGGTGGCACCCTCCGCCGTCCCCGCCGACGCGGTCACCGCCTCCGGCTCCGGCCTGGACCCGGACATCTCCCCGGCCTACGCCAGGATCCAGACCGACCGGGTCGCCCGCGCCCGCCACCTGGACCCGGCCGAGGTCGCCCGGCTCGTCGCCGACCACACCGAAGGACGCCAGTTCGGCTTCCTCGGCGAACCCACCGTCGACGTCCTCCAGCTCAACCTGGCGCTGGCCCGGCTGGCGGGGTGACCACCGGTCCGTACCACCGCCGTGTCCCCGCCGCCCCCGCCGTCGTCCCCCGGCGGGGGCGGCGGGGGCGTCTGAGAGTTCGGTCACAGCGGGTTTCGCCGCTGTCGAGTTGGGAATTGGCGAAATCCTGACGCTTTCCTAACGCGTTCGCAGGCTGCTGCGGGGTCATCGCCTGCGAATCCATGCCTAGGATCGCGTCCCGTGACCATGCTCCCCAAGCAGTTCCTGCTGGGCCGGCCGCTGCGCACCGCGCAGATGGGGGAGACGCTTCTGCCGAAGCGCCTGGCCCTGCCGGTCTTCTGCAGCGACCCGCTGTCCTCCGTCGCCTACGCCACCGAGGAGATCCTGCTGATCCTCGCCCTCGGCGGCACCGCCCTGCTCCACCTGGCCTGGTGGGTCGGGGCGGCGATCGTGCTCCTGCTGGTCGTGGTGATCGCCTCGTACCGGCAGACCTGCCACGCCTACCCGGGCGGCGGCGGGGCCTACGTGGTCAGCGCGGAGAACCTGGGGCGCAACGCGGCGCTCACCGCCGCCAGCGCGCTGCTCGTCGACTACGTGCTCACCGTCGCCGTCTCCGTGGTGGCCGGCGTCGCCGCGATCACCTCGGCCGCGCCCTCGCTCGCCAAGCACGCCGTCGCCCTCTCGGTCGGCTTCGTGGTGCTGCTGACCATCGTCAACCTGCGCGGCCTGAAGGAGTCCGGCAAGGCGTTCGCGGTGCCCACGTACGCGTTCGTGCTCGGCATCTACGTGATGTTCGGCTTCGCCGCGGTACGGATGGCCACCGGCACCCACATCCGCGCCGAATCCGCCCACCTGCCGATCCACGCCATGGGCACCTACGGCGGGCTCGGGCTGGTGCTGCTGGCGCTGCGGGCGTTCGCCTCCGGGTGCACCGCGCTCACCGGCGTCGAGGCGATCAGCAACGGCGTCCCGGCGTTCCGCGCGCCCAAGGCGAGGAACGCCGCCAGGACGCTGGCGGTGATGGGGCTGATCTCGGTCACCATGTTCGTGGGCATCACGTTCCTGGCCATGGTCTACCGGGTGCACGTCACCGACGACCCCACCCAACTGGGGCTGCCGGCCGGCACCTCCACGCCCACCGCGCTCGCCCAGATAGCCAAGGCGTCCTTCGGGAACGCGACCTTCCTGTTCTACTACGTCCAGGCGGCCACCGCCGGGGTGCTGGTGCTCGCCGCCAACACCGCCTTCAACGGCTTCCCGATGCTCTCCTCGATCCTCGCCCAGGACCGCTACCTGCCGCGGCAGCTGCACAACCGGGGCGACCGGCTGGTCTTCTCCAACGGCGTGGTGCTGCTCGCGCTCGCCGCGATCGGCCTGATCGTCGCCTTCGACGCCGACACCTCCTCGATCATCCAGCTCTACATCATCGGCGTCTTCGTCTCCTTCACCCTCTCCCAGGCCGGCATGGTCCGGCACTGGAGCCGCCGGCTCGCCGAGACCGCCGCGCCGGCCGAACGCCGCCGGATGCGCCGCTCCCAGGCGATCAACGCGCTCGGCGCGGTGCTCACCGGGGTCGTGCTGGTGATCGTGCTGATCACCAAGTTCAC belongs to Streptantibioticus cattleyicolor NRRL 8057 = DSM 46488 and includes:
- the kdpC gene encoding potassium-transporting ATPase subunit KdpC, producing the protein MNATFRNTARLTWAALRALLVLTVVTGVLYPLAVFAVGQAAFHDKANGSPVGAGGHVVGSSLLGQSFDLPGKPGTPDPRWFQPRPSAAGQNGYDTRASGASNLGPTNPALVKTIEERRTQVAAFNRVAPSAVPADAVTASGSGLDPDISPAYARIQTDRVARARHLDPAEVARLVADHTEGRQFGFLGEPTVDVLQLNLALARLAG
- a CDS encoding APC family permease; protein product: MLPKQFLLGRPLRTAQMGETLLPKRLALPVFCSDPLSSVAYATEEILLILALGGTALLHLAWWVGAAIVLLLVVVIASYRQTCHAYPGGGGAYVVSAENLGRNAALTAASALLVDYVLTVAVSVVAGVAAITSAAPSLAKHAVALSVGFVVLLTIVNLRGLKESGKAFAVPTYAFVLGIYVMFGFAAVRMATGTHIRAESAHLPIHAMGTYGGLGLVLLALRAFASGCTALTGVEAISNGVPAFRAPKARNAARTLAVMGLISVTMFVGITFLAMVYRVHVTDDPTQLGLPAGTSTPTALAQIAKASFGNATFLFYYVQAATAGVLVLAANTAFNGFPMLSSILAQDRYLPRQLHNRGDRLVFSNGVVLLALAAIGLIVAFDADTSSIIQLYIIGVFVSFTLSQAGMVRHWSRRLAETAAPAERRRMRRSQAINALGAVLTGVVLVIVLITKFTHGAYIVVIAMPLLFLAMVGVRRHYDRVAEELAVADDSRPEAPARNHAVVLVSTVHAPTLRAVGYARSIRPDTVEAVTVGVVPEDAEALRARWDAHDMGVPLKVLDSPYREITRPVLDHVRALRRDSPRDVVTVVIPEYVLGRWWEQILHNQSALRLKARLLFTSGVMVISVPYLLGSAQRRTEREDARRAPAAAR